TGATAACCCAAAGGCAATGAAGGGAGAAAAGAGACGCCCTTTACTTTTGCAGTTTAAGGATCAATAAGTTCATAGCCGTAATTGTGCGCTATCTTTTCTCCTCGCTTTACAGACAAACTTACCCCTTATAATGAAAGTTTCAAACATCTTAATAATTCAGCCATGCTGATGCCAAGGTCTCTTACTGCCCAATAGCATAATAGACTTCGTACCTTAACCCGGTTACGCTCTTTACAATGATCTTTCGTAAACTGGAAAACTAAATGGCGTCCCCATTTAGTCCCTTGCAGGCGGGAGAAATAACGATTGCAGCAACCTTTTTTGCACATTTTTTGGGCTATAAGGTTAAGGTTTTTTTAGAATATCATGGCTGCCGACTTTTCTCATGATATAGGTGTCGCCTTCAATCTGAAAGGTAAAACGGTAAGAGCCGCTTACCCTGCCTTCCCAGATGTTCCTCGGATCTTGCATGTTTTTAATGTTTAGGGAAGGGTGTTGTGGATCAGATAACAAAAACTCCAACTGTTTGTCGATTGCTTTCTGCACTGGCGGGGGCAGATTACGGTAATCCCGGATAAAGTTTTTGGTAAAAACCAGCCTCATATTTTAGTCTTCTTGAGGGCCCGGACGGCAGCTTTAATATTATCAAAAGGACCAACCACATCACCTTTGGCCATGTCTTTGTCTGCCTGGGCCTCCCCTTCCTGCCACTCTTTGGTGTAAAAATACTCCTGGTCAGGATGAACCAGCTTGACCGGCTTCATGATTATGTCGCCATCCTTATTCTCCACTTCCACATAATCTCCAACAGCAAGATTAAGCTTTCTGCGTAGGCCCTGTGGAATAGTAATCTGATAGTGTCTTTTGACCTTAACTAGCGGCATAAAAATACCTCTCCCGTTTTTCCTATGAGTTTATGAATTTATGAATTTTGTAATTTTATAATATCAGAGAGCTAACTTTTGTCAAGTGCTGAAATTTTCTGTAACTATTCAGCCACAGATTCACACAAATGAACGCAGATAGGTTTAAATACAAAGAAATCACAGATATTATTCTTAGAAGTTTTTATGAAGTTTATAATGAGCTTGGTGATGGATTTCTGGAATCTGTCTATGAAAATGCCCTATATATTGTCCTAACCGGATATGGACTATGTGTAGAAAGGCAGAAAGATATATCTGTATTTTTTCGAGGTAAAGTAATAGGAGATTTTAAAGCGGCCTTGATTGTAAACGAAAAAGTAATCGTTGAACTAAAAGCAGTTCGTACCCTTGACCCTGCACATGAAGCTCAATTAATCAATTACTTGAAGGCAACAAATATTGAAGTTGGCTTATTATTGAATTTTGGCAGAAAACCAGAATTCAAAAGATTTGTATATGATAATAAAAGAAAAAATATCAGTGATGATCAGCGTAGATCAGCGGCTGAGTAGTTACAATTTTCTTTCTTTACTTTTTTCCCTATTTTCATCAATAATGCGGATAAAGAAACGATATCATGGCGGGATTGTCGCAGCATGGAGGTGTGCTATAGAATTTATTTCCTTCTGTCAGGCATTGTGCAACGTAAGAACCAACGTCCCGATCGGTTGCTTGCAAACGCTGTGTCGGTTCATATTGTTGGCGATCATAATGATGGGTGTAGCATCATGTGATCAGAAATGGACACAAAATGAGAAAGAAAATGCTAAGCATTTTTTGAAGTCGCTGGATCTCGTCATCGAGGCGCATTCGATCTCGAATAGAGGAGGACCGGGGATGATGTCGAAGCAGGATTTTGAAAAAATCCTCTCTTTGTATGAGCGCGCCTTGAGTGAATCGAAACTTGTACGAGACGTAGTATTAGACAAGGCAAATCCAGAACTTAAGAACAACTATCGCATGTATTTCCAGAAAGGGATCGAGCTCAGAATTAGCGCCTGGACGAACGGGAAACCCTATGACGAAATACAAGGATCCGCATTGATGGACTCATGGGGAGAGTGGTTCGAAAAGAACCGACATAATATTAAAATTCCACGTTGACTTGTTTAACAAATCGCTCAAGAGGGACGCGGCGAAAGGCCGCCGCGCCCGTTATGTGATCCAATGAAAACGGATAACCTACTCACTGAATTGAATGGTTACTCAAACGAGCTCGGACAGATATTGAGTCGGTTCAAGAGATCGAGAGACGCCATTTACATTGCTGAAGGTGACGAGAGCCGGTTCAGGCAGATTGCCTTTGAGGTTGGCGATTTGGTCAACGATGAGATTGCAGACGGGCACAAATACTATTCACAGATCAGAAGCGACTACAACGAGAGCATCTCGAATTGGCTTAGTAGCCCGTCTTTTGCCGGAGTGCAGAGAGTAAAAACCATAATCGACTCAATAATAACAAGGATAAACAGAAATCCCGATATTGTAGGAAAACCGAAAAAACTTGAAATTGTGAAGGAGCAAAAAACGGACGTCGAGTTAAGAACTATCGCCGAAAGATTTCATTTGGTGGTGAGACAAATCAGAGACAGGCACAATGCGAGAGGAACCTTGGAAATCAACGATGAATATGATGTTCAGGATTTGTTTCATACTCTGCTGACACTTCATTATAATGACATTCGAAAAGAAGAATGGGTTCCCACTTATGCAGGCGGCTCTTCTCGAACAGATTTCTATCTTCCCGAGATAGAAACACTGGTAGAAATTAAGAAAACTAGACAGGGTC
The Desulfovibrionales bacterium genome window above contains:
- a CDS encoding AbrB/MazE/SpoVT family DNA-binding domain-containing protein, which gives rise to MPLVKVKRHYQITIPQGLRRKLNLAVGDYVEVENKDGDIIMKPVKLVHPDQEYFYTKEWQEGEAQADKDMAKGDVVGPFDNIKAAVRALKKTKI
- a CDS encoding GxxExxY protein, whose amino-acid sequence is MNADRFKYKEITDIILRSFYEVYNELGDGFLESVYENALYIVLTGYGLCVERQKDISVFFRGKVIGDFKAALIVNEKVIVELKAVRTLDPAHEAQLINYLKATNIEVGLLLNFGRKPEFKRFVYDNKRKNISDDQRRSAAE